A single Pan troglodytes isolate AG18354 chromosome 19, NHGRI_mPanTro3-v2.0_pri, whole genome shotgun sequence DNA region contains:
- the LOC129137588 gene encoding developmentally-regulated GTP-binding protein 2 isoform X1, translating into MGILEKISEIEKEIARTQKNKATEYHLGLLKAKLAKYRAQLLEPSKSASSKGEGFDVMKSGDARVALIGFPSVGKSTFLSLMTSTASEAASYEFTTLTCIPGVIEYKGANIQLLDLPGIIEGAAQGKGRGRQVIAVARTADVIIMMLDATKGEVQRSLLEKELESVGIRLNKHKPNIYFKPKKGGGISFNSTVTLTQCSEKLVQLILHEYKIFNAEVLFREDCSPDEFIDVIVGNRVYMPCLYVYNKIDQISMEEVDRLARKPNSVVISCGMKLNLDYLLEMLWEYLALTCIYTKKRGQSQDGSVGPDVWLTFSPSRPAERPDFTDAIILRKGASVEHVCHRIHRSLASQFKYALVWGTSTKYSPQRVGLTHTMEHEDVIQIVKK; encoded by the exons ATGGGGATCTTAGAGAAGATCTCGGAGATCGAGAAGGAGATCGCTCGGACACAGAAGAACAAGG CCACTGAGTATCATCTGGGCCTGCTGAAAGCTAAGCTCGCCAAGTATCGGGCCCAGCTCCTGGAACCGTCCAAATCGGCCTCGTCCAAAGGAGAGGGCTTTGATGTCATGAAGTCGGGTGATGCCCGTGTGGCGCTGATTGGATTTCCCTCTGTGGGTAAG TCCACATTCTTGAGTCTGATGACCTCCACGGCCAGCGAGGCAGCGTCCTATGAGTTCACCACTCTGACGTGTATTCCTGGGGTCATTGAA TACAAAGGTGCCAACATCCAGCTCCTGGACCTTCCTGGAATCATTGAAGGCGCAGCCCAAG GAAAAGGCCGTGGCCGGCAGGTGATCGCTGTGGCGCGCACGGCTGATGTCATCATCATGATGCTGGATGCCACCAAGGGAGAGGTGCAGAG GTCTCTGCTGGAGAAGGAGCTGGAGTCTGTGGGCATCCGCCTCAACAAGCACAAGCCTAACATCTACTTCAAG CCCAAGAAAGGTGGTGGCATCTCCTTTAACTCGACAGTCACGCTGACCCAGTGCTCAGAAAAGCTGGTGCAGCTCATCCTGCATGAATACA AGATCTTCAATGCAGAAGTGCTCTTCCGAGAAGACTGCTCCCCGGACGAGTTCATCGATGTGATCGTGGGCAACCGGGTGTACATGCCCTGCCTGTAT GTTTATAACAAAATCGACCAGATCTCCATGGAAGAGGTGGACCGCCTGGCCCGAAAACCCAACAGTGTGGTCATCAG CTGCGGCATGAAGCTGAACCTGGACTATCTGCTGGAGATGCTTTGGGAGTACTTGGCCCTGACCTGCATCTACACCAAGAAGAGAGGAC AATCACAAGATGGCAGTGTGGGCCCTGATGTGTGGCTGACGTTCTCCCCATCCCGCCCTGCAGAGAGGCCAGACTTCACAGACGCCATCATTCTCCGGAAAGGGGCCTCAGTGGAGCACGTG TGCCACCGCATCCACCGGTCACTCGCCAGCCAGTTCAAGTACGCCCTGGTGTGG GGCACCAGCACCAAGTACAGTCCGCAGCGGGTGGGCCTGACCCACACCATGGAGCACGAGGACGTCATCCAGATCGTGAAGAAGTAA
- the LOC129137588 gene encoding developmentally-regulated GTP-binding protein 2 isoform X5, whose protein sequence is MTSTASEAASYEFTTLTCIPGVIEYKGANIQLLDLPGIIEGAAQGKGRGRQVIAVARTADVIIMMLDATKGEVQRSLLEKELESVGIRLNKHKPNIYFKPKKGGGISFNSTVTLTQCSEKLVQLILHEYKIFNAEVLFREDCSPDEFIDVIVGNRVYMPCLYVYNKIDQISMEEVDRLARKPNSVVISCGMKLNLDYLLEMLWEYLALTCIYTKKRGQSQDGSVGPDVWLTFSPSRPAERPDFTDAIILRKGASVEHVCHRIHRSLASQFKYALVWGTSTKYSPQRVGLTHTMEHEDVIQIVKK, encoded by the exons ATGACCTCCACGGCCAGCGAGGCAGCGTCCTATGAGTTCACCACTCTGACGTGTATTCCTGGGGTCATTGAA TACAAAGGTGCCAACATCCAGCTCCTGGACCTTCCTGGAATCATTGAAGGCGCAGCCCAAG GAAAAGGCCGTGGCCGGCAGGTGATCGCTGTGGCGCGCACGGCTGATGTCATCATCATGATGCTGGATGCCACCAAGGGAGAGGTGCAGAG GTCTCTGCTGGAGAAGGAGCTGGAGTCTGTGGGCATCCGCCTCAACAAGCACAAGCCTAACATCTACTTCAAG CCCAAGAAAGGTGGTGGCATCTCCTTTAACTCGACAGTCACGCTGACCCAGTGCTCAGAAAAGCTGGTGCAGCTCATCCTGCATGAATACA AGATCTTCAATGCAGAAGTGCTCTTCCGAGAAGACTGCTCCCCGGACGAGTTCATCGATGTGATCGTGGGCAACCGGGTGTACATGCCCTGCCTGTAT GTTTATAACAAAATCGACCAGATCTCCATGGAAGAGGTGGACCGCCTGGCCCGAAAACCCAACAGTGTGGTCATCAG CTGCGGCATGAAGCTGAACCTGGACTATCTGCTGGAGATGCTTTGGGAGTACTTGGCCCTGACCTGCATCTACACCAAGAAGAGAGGAC AATCACAAGATGGCAGTGTGGGCCCTGATGTGTGGCTGACGTTCTCCCCATCCCGCCCTGCAGAGAGGCCAGACTTCACAGACGCCATCATTCTCCGGAAAGGGGCCTCAGTGGAGCACGTG TGCCACCGCATCCACCGGTCACTCGCCAGCCAGTTCAAGTACGCCCTGGTGTGG GGCACCAGCACCAAGTACAGTCCGCAGCGGGTGGGCCTGACCCACACCATGGAGCACGAGGACGTCATCCAGATCGTGAAGAAGTAA
- the LOC129137588 gene encoding developmentally-regulated GTP-binding protein 2 isoform X3: MGILEKISEIEKEIARTQKNKATEYHLGLLKAKLAKYRAQLLEPSKSASSKGEGFDVMKSGDARVALIGFPSVGKSTFLSLMTSTASEAASYEFTTLTCIPGVIEYKGANIQLLDLPGIIEGAAQGKGRGRQVIAVARTADVIIMMLDATKGEVQRSLLEKELESVGIRLNKHKPNIYFKPKKGGGISFNSTVTLTQCSEKLVQLILHEYKIFNAEVLFREDCSPDEFIDVIVGNRVYMPCLYVYNKIDQISMEEVDRLARKPNSVVISCGMKLNLDYLLEMLWEYLALTCIYTKKRGQSQDGSVGPDVWLTFSPSRPAERPDFTDAIILRKGASVEHVCHRIHRSLASQFKAPAPSTVRSGWA; this comes from the exons ATGGGGATCTTAGAGAAGATCTCGGAGATCGAGAAGGAGATCGCTCGGACACAGAAGAACAAGG CCACTGAGTATCATCTGGGCCTGCTGAAAGCTAAGCTCGCCAAGTATCGGGCCCAGCTCCTGGAACCGTCCAAATCGGCCTCGTCCAAAGGAGAGGGCTTTGATGTCATGAAGTCGGGTGATGCCCGTGTGGCGCTGATTGGATTTCCCTCTGTGGGTAAG TCCACATTCTTGAGTCTGATGACCTCCACGGCCAGCGAGGCAGCGTCCTATGAGTTCACCACTCTGACGTGTATTCCTGGGGTCATTGAA TACAAAGGTGCCAACATCCAGCTCCTGGACCTTCCTGGAATCATTGAAGGCGCAGCCCAAG GAAAAGGCCGTGGCCGGCAGGTGATCGCTGTGGCGCGCACGGCTGATGTCATCATCATGATGCTGGATGCCACCAAGGGAGAGGTGCAGAG GTCTCTGCTGGAGAAGGAGCTGGAGTCTGTGGGCATCCGCCTCAACAAGCACAAGCCTAACATCTACTTCAAG CCCAAGAAAGGTGGTGGCATCTCCTTTAACTCGACAGTCACGCTGACCCAGTGCTCAGAAAAGCTGGTGCAGCTCATCCTGCATGAATACA AGATCTTCAATGCAGAAGTGCTCTTCCGAGAAGACTGCTCCCCGGACGAGTTCATCGATGTGATCGTGGGCAACCGGGTGTACATGCCCTGCCTGTAT GTTTATAACAAAATCGACCAGATCTCCATGGAAGAGGTGGACCGCCTGGCCCGAAAACCCAACAGTGTGGTCATCAG CTGCGGCATGAAGCTGAACCTGGACTATCTGCTGGAGATGCTTTGGGAGTACTTGGCCCTGACCTGCATCTACACCAAGAAGAGAGGAC AATCACAAGATGGCAGTGTGGGCCCTGATGTGTGGCTGACGTTCTCCCCATCCCGCCCTGCAGAGAGGCCAGACTTCACAGACGCCATCATTCTCCGGAAAGGGGCCTCAGTGGAGCACGTG TGCCACCGCATCCACCGGTCACTCGCCAGCCAGTTCAA GGCACCAGCACCAAGTACAGTCCGCAGCGGGTGGGCCTGA
- the LOC129137588 gene encoding developmentally-regulated GTP-binding protein 2 isoform X4, with protein MGILEKISEIEKEIARTQKNKATEYHLGLLKAKLAKYRAQLLEPSKSASSKGEGFDVMKSGDARVALIGFPSVGKSTFLSLMTSTASEAASYEFTTLTCIPGVIEYKGANIQLLDLPGIIEGAAQGKGRGRQVIAVARTADVIIMMLDATKGEVQRSLLEKELESVGIRLNKHKPNIYFKPKKGGGISFNSTVTLTQCSEKLVQLILHEYKIFNAEVLFREDCSPDEFIDVIVGNRVYMPCLYVYNKIDQISMEEVDRLARKPNSVVISCGMKLNLDYLLEMLWEYLALTCIYTKKRGQRPDFTDAIILRKGASVEHVCHRIHRSLASQFKAPAPSTVRSGWA; from the exons ATGGGGATCTTAGAGAAGATCTCGGAGATCGAGAAGGAGATCGCTCGGACACAGAAGAACAAGG CCACTGAGTATCATCTGGGCCTGCTGAAAGCTAAGCTCGCCAAGTATCGGGCCCAGCTCCTGGAACCGTCCAAATCGGCCTCGTCCAAAGGAGAGGGCTTTGATGTCATGAAGTCGGGTGATGCCCGTGTGGCGCTGATTGGATTTCCCTCTGTGGGTAAG TCCACATTCTTGAGTCTGATGACCTCCACGGCCAGCGAGGCAGCGTCCTATGAGTTCACCACTCTGACGTGTATTCCTGGGGTCATTGAA TACAAAGGTGCCAACATCCAGCTCCTGGACCTTCCTGGAATCATTGAAGGCGCAGCCCAAG GAAAAGGCCGTGGCCGGCAGGTGATCGCTGTGGCGCGCACGGCTGATGTCATCATCATGATGCTGGATGCCACCAAGGGAGAGGTGCAGAG GTCTCTGCTGGAGAAGGAGCTGGAGTCTGTGGGCATCCGCCTCAACAAGCACAAGCCTAACATCTACTTCAAG CCCAAGAAAGGTGGTGGCATCTCCTTTAACTCGACAGTCACGCTGACCCAGTGCTCAGAAAAGCTGGTGCAGCTCATCCTGCATGAATACA AGATCTTCAATGCAGAAGTGCTCTTCCGAGAAGACTGCTCCCCGGACGAGTTCATCGATGTGATCGTGGGCAACCGGGTGTACATGCCCTGCCTGTAT GTTTATAACAAAATCGACCAGATCTCCATGGAAGAGGTGGACCGCCTGGCCCGAAAACCCAACAGTGTGGTCATCAG CTGCGGCATGAAGCTGAACCTGGACTATCTGCTGGAGATGCTTTGGGAGTACTTGGCCCTGACCTGCATCTACACCAAGAAGAGAGGAC AGAGGCCAGACTTCACAGACGCCATCATTCTCCGGAAAGGGGCCTCAGTGGAGCACGTG TGCCACCGCATCCACCGGTCACTCGCCAGCCAGTTCAA GGCACCAGCACCAAGTACAGTCCGCAGCGGGTGGGCCTGA
- the LOC129137588 gene encoding developmentally-regulated GTP-binding protein 2 isoform X2 has translation MGILEKISEIEKEIARTQKNKATEYHLGLLKAKLAKYRAQLLEPSKSASSKGEGFDVMKSGDARVALIGFPSVGKSTFLSLMTSTASEAASYEFTTLTCIPGVIEYKGANIQLLDLPGIIEGAAQGKGRGRQVIAVARTADVIIMMLDATKGEVQRSLLEKELESVGIRLNKHKPNIYFKPKKGGGISFNSTVTLTQCSEKLVQLILHEYKIFNAEVLFREDCSPDEFIDVIVGNRVYMPCLYVYNKIDQISMEEVDRLARKPNSVVISCGMKLNLDYLLEMLWEYLALTCIYTKKRGQRPDFTDAIILRKGASVEHVCHRIHRSLASQFKYALVWGTSTKYSPQRVGLTHTMEHEDVIQIVKK, from the exons ATGGGGATCTTAGAGAAGATCTCGGAGATCGAGAAGGAGATCGCTCGGACACAGAAGAACAAGG CCACTGAGTATCATCTGGGCCTGCTGAAAGCTAAGCTCGCCAAGTATCGGGCCCAGCTCCTGGAACCGTCCAAATCGGCCTCGTCCAAAGGAGAGGGCTTTGATGTCATGAAGTCGGGTGATGCCCGTGTGGCGCTGATTGGATTTCCCTCTGTGGGTAAG TCCACATTCTTGAGTCTGATGACCTCCACGGCCAGCGAGGCAGCGTCCTATGAGTTCACCACTCTGACGTGTATTCCTGGGGTCATTGAA TACAAAGGTGCCAACATCCAGCTCCTGGACCTTCCTGGAATCATTGAAGGCGCAGCCCAAG GAAAAGGCCGTGGCCGGCAGGTGATCGCTGTGGCGCGCACGGCTGATGTCATCATCATGATGCTGGATGCCACCAAGGGAGAGGTGCAGAG GTCTCTGCTGGAGAAGGAGCTGGAGTCTGTGGGCATCCGCCTCAACAAGCACAAGCCTAACATCTACTTCAAG CCCAAGAAAGGTGGTGGCATCTCCTTTAACTCGACAGTCACGCTGACCCAGTGCTCAGAAAAGCTGGTGCAGCTCATCCTGCATGAATACA AGATCTTCAATGCAGAAGTGCTCTTCCGAGAAGACTGCTCCCCGGACGAGTTCATCGATGTGATCGTGGGCAACCGGGTGTACATGCCCTGCCTGTAT GTTTATAACAAAATCGACCAGATCTCCATGGAAGAGGTGGACCGCCTGGCCCGAAAACCCAACAGTGTGGTCATCAG CTGCGGCATGAAGCTGAACCTGGACTATCTGCTGGAGATGCTTTGGGAGTACTTGGCCCTGACCTGCATCTACACCAAGAAGAGAGGAC AGAGGCCAGACTTCACAGACGCCATCATTCTCCGGAAAGGGGCCTCAGTGGAGCACGTG TGCCACCGCATCCACCGGTCACTCGCCAGCCAGTTCAAGTACGCCCTGGTGTGG GGCACCAGCACCAAGTACAGTCCGCAGCGGGTGGGCCTGACCCACACCATGGAGCACGAGGACGTCATCCAGATCGTGAAGAAGTAA